Genomic window (Caldisericia bacterium):
ATTGATTTATGGACCACAACAAATAGAAGCAAGAGTTGATCAGGATGAAGAAATTTCAAAAACATTAACACTTTGGAATCAACAAGGCTCACAAGTTATAAGGGGAAATACACTACTCTTACTTATTAATGGTTCAATTTTGTATATTGAACCTGTTTATCTTCAAGCAACACAAGGGAAAATTCCACAACTTAAAAAAGTTATATGTGCAACATTAGATAGACTAACTTGGGGAGATAGTGTAAAAGATGCTTTATCTGAAATACTTAAATATGAAAAAGGGCCTGAAAAAGAGATAAATTTTGATGAAATTTTAAAATCTCTTAAAGAGGCATTAGATAATTATAAAAGATACTCTGGAGAAGGAAATTTTGAGTTAGCAGGAAAAGAATTAAAGAAAATAGATGAGTTGCTAAAAATTCTGGAAAGCTTAAAGCCTTAGAATGAAAAAAGTATTTTTTTAATTTTTTTAATTTCACTTAATGTTTTTTCTTTGCCCTTTTCAATTATTTCTTGAGTATTTGTAAAATCAAAAGTGCTTTTCTCAATATCAATTTTTAATACATAATCTGCTTTTTCTAAATTTATTTCAACTAATTTTTCTGTCATAACATCATAAATTCTTTTTAAAATAGATAAATCTGAATTTAAGTTTTTTATGCTTTCTTTTTTTAAACCTCTATGAATGTCAACAACAAGAATTTTTTTTGCTCCAAACTCTTTTGCTTTTATAACTGGTGCATTATCAAGAACTCCTCCATCAACAAGAAGCATTTTGTTATAACTTACTGGTTTAAAAATAAATGGATAAGACATAGTAGCTCTAAGTGCTTTATAAAGAGGTCCTTTATCAAAGATAATCTCCTTTCCAGTTAATAGATCTACTGCTGTGCAGAAAAATTTTATTTTTAGATTTTCTATTTGTTCTTCTTTTGTAATTTCTTTTAATAACTCTTCAATTTTATCTTCACCTTCTTTTTCAAATAACCTTCCATATGTTGAAAGAAAAATAATTTCAAAAATATTGTTTAAATTTTTTATAAATGAAAATCTTGGTAATTTTAAAATTTTTGAATAATCAAAATTTAATGCCATATTTTTTATTTCTTCTGGAGTGTATCCTAGGGCAAATAAACCTCCAATTATTCCACCCATTGAAGTCCCACATATTAAATCAAAATTAATTCCACTGTTTATTAGTGCTTCAAGAACTCCAATATGTGCAAGACCTCTTGCTCCTCCACCCATTAAGACAATTCCAATTTTTCTTTTGAATAAACCAATTTTTTTCATCAAGATAAAGTATAACAGAGATGATATAATAATTCTAACTGGAGGTATTGTTTATGGCAAAACTTATTGAATCAGTACCTAACATAAGTGAAGGAAGGAGAAAGGATGTAATTGAGGAAATTGTAAAGGAAGTTAGAGATAGGCAAAATGTAAAACTTTTAGAGGTTTCTTCTGATGAATCTCATAATAGAACAGTTGTTACGATAGCAGGAGAAGTTGAAGAGGTAATTGATGCGCTTTTTTATTTTACTAAAAAAGCAGTTGAACTAATTGATCTTAGAAATCATAAAGGAGAGCACCCTCGAATTGGTGCAGTAGATGTTATACCTCTTGTTCCAATTTCAGGTATTGATAAAAAAGAGTTAAATGAATATGCAAAAAAACTTGGTGAAAAAATTTGGAATGAACTTAAAGTACCAATTTATTTTTATGCTGATTCTGCAACAAATGAAGAGAGGAAAAAGCTTCCAAATATTAGAAAAGGAGAGTTCGAGGGATTAGAAGAAAAAATGAAAGACCCAAAATGGTACCCTGATATTGGTGAACCAAAACCACATATTTCAGCTGGTGCAACAGTAGTTGGTGTTAGAGAGTTTTTAATTGCATATAATATAAATC
Coding sequences:
- a CDS encoding patatin-like phospholipase family protein, with amino-acid sequence MKKIGLFKRKIGIVLMGGGARGLAHIGVLEALINSGINFDLICGTSMGGIIGGLFALGYTPEEIKNMALNFDYSKILKLPRFSFIKNLNNIFEIIFLSTYGRLFEKEGEDKIEELLKEITKEEQIENLKIKFFCTAVDLLTGKEIIFDKGPLYKALRATMSYPFIFKPVSYNKMLLVDGGVLDNAPVIKAKEFGAKKILVVDIHRGLKKESIKNLNSDLSILKRIYDVMTEKLVEINLEKADYVLKIDIEKSTFDFTNTQEIIEKGKEKTLSEIKKIKKILFSF
- the ftcD gene encoding glutamate formimidoyltransferase; the encoded protein is MAKLIESVPNISEGRRKDVIEEIVKEVRDRQNVKLLEVSSDESHNRTVVTIAGEVEEVIDALFYFTKKAVELIDLRNHKGEHPRIGAVDVIPLVPISGIDKKELNEYAKKLGEKIWNELKVPIYFYADSATNEERKKLPNIRKGEFEGLEEKMKDPKWYPDIGEPKPHISAGATVVGVREFLIAYNINLGTKDVEIAEKIAKSIRESSGGLMFVQAKGFYLEDKQCAQVSMNILNFKKAPLYRIYEIVKMEAERYGTYIKESELVGLIPLKAVLDTFAFYLKLPELSQDKVIEYKIFSE